A genomic stretch from Diprion similis isolate iyDipSimi1 chromosome 1, iyDipSimi1.1, whole genome shotgun sequence includes:
- the LOC124408645 gene encoding restin homolog, whose product MGSGGSVPATGRQNTSRDLDVVCERRESQAPIVLQGLHTAEGPTDSQGPSPYTTLRRDGFRFQGPSAPSLPVGSSVRGSYAGGYEANAPQEETLLAYASQMTGWQSGGAGSNLASARSEVTELSRTVSCLAAANQQLAAAHSAALAHLEALYRDVRSARAVRDCEREVYKEGDEADEERRCRGFRQRTSRWFHQGSRHAEQAATTHQLETEFSKEYPTRSRLETQGRIPNPGNQEDEQVARGDENEGEKTLRKALARIEELEDTLRSERLKPVDSNRHRRSAVDNLVTCEKEVQCSDDEAEDVERAKTEQALQAQRLNEEMQKELETQRRTIERLEDECKISTAQLEKAECELQERTEELERTVKELDCSKTKNMGLLKEVDLYKTERDSALVRISILEQELQKSVLDKEHAKNTESQKSAKLRAQLAEEIADKKKQIKALEDALEEIQRLKHAVKTDKRENASIENDADQTELGVEQTVALEENPYESSEDVAEEIACSRATNMEEFKKELTLKREARQRAIAAVSSEMDRLRRELGAEKEAHSETSRMLDLLKSGEPTRDVRELTTGEEQAGNKSSDSSTQDEVKRLRTQLQGDKEAHQDALRRITAQQIADTLKVSDEIKNFVRSEAEKLEDLRYHLEHDAEKNMSQILHVKEAVGMARLVLAAREKQVNKLKDQLAHILARLEGMNYSEIFDDARAEFDHQLENLRNLKTLYEVRLKVLIEMKEQAGKELVETKEKLEVSQKKLKTLEEDLEKSEEKVDSQDTEISNLESQLGLTKADCRDLENQMSVINSLFTQMLLSASSADMDLDRLTRLLQENHDLISDMAREEGTEAAALPKLLLDLVEQVEGRSPTKPRASGSDGEKNEEDIQEGNIAHNLPKVWRVLLELLSCHAVDAPAASASALSAPDSCYKSVDTPTGPQLVISVSKTYIRLKELILEKKHLEKEMTRMKQLNTHLESKLGEQEKRLSTVSSELSKTWNIVGRMQAQHQQLHTHEKILRYELQQKRKMLQELKQELEYCREKWESARQKNTNTEMEWKNLRREFAARKALAVRDSLNNSGESGFSDERGDESDEEDEERTERIRISPRRRTRKESPRVPSPDTESEQPTDTEMSESKTCSSETLEQRTPTPETETEVDGETIEVESVSNEVRPATPEPDCTPETEILDPLDRALTNVIQSLIKIDTVSNQSSASTSRESIPMASTSAMSQDSSVFDIVVSNEPSRRVKTPKRETREWSPHSEPWSSSITDMKLNLKRPLKPSINERSSSLDSSITTTRLDEPDNCPDSALGACASTSGNPIEGCGEKRVENSDEESIFDSEKFLNSTETESAPHPTVSVFSIGPYLSSKSPSPVKTVQFREPLILGPRSSTPCALDSGEASTSGETPAAVTSSGTDSQTKEKEETESVDLSANSSDEIKAKPDLTDFEEKTLDEPANASVSTETAEAEDKSEEQPKETSTLEAPSSETFAASQSSAGSATPKASRTPEEVLAARAARLKRLEEQADWLMKKMNATSQRGSALSTRLEELHEAYGEPPAPPPLPDVLPSVRLETNSNERHERRANQLQESVTFRPEEALPLHQTEADDTAANESPPNNAP is encoded by the exons CTCGCCTACGCCTCCCAGATGACCGGGTGGCAATCCGGTGGTGCAGGGTCAAACCTCGCCTCGGCGAGGAGCGAGGTGACCGAGCTTTCGAGGACGGTGTCCTGCCTCGCAGCGGCGAACCAACAGCTTGCAGCCGCACACAGTGCGGCCCTAGCGCACCTGGAGGCTCTCTACCGGGACGTGAGATCTGCGAGAGCGGTACGAGATTGCGAGAGAGAAGTTTACAAGGAGGGTGACGAGGCCGACGAGGAGCGACGGTGTCGGGGATTCCGTCAACGGACGTCGAGATGGTTCCACCAGGGTTCGCGGCACGCGGAACAAGCCGCGACGACACACCAGTTGGAGACAGAGTTTAGCAAGGAATATCCCACGCGAAGCCGGCTCGAAACTCAGGGGAGAATACCGAACCCGGGAAACCAGGAGGACGAGCAGGTCGCCCGGGGGGACGAGAATGAGGGTGAAAAAACGCTGAGGAAAGCCCTAGCCAGGATAGAGGAGCTCGAGGATACCCTGAGGAGTGAAAGACTGAAACCTGTCGATTCAAATCGCCACCGGAGATCGGCCGTCGACAACTTGGTCACCTGCGAAAAGGAAGTTCAGTGCAGTGACGACGAAGCCGAGGATGTTGAACGAGCCAAGACAGAGCAAGCACTTCAGGCTCAGAGGCTCAATGAGGAGATGCAAAAGGAACTAGAGACACAAAGACGGACGATCGAAAGACTCGAGGATGAGTGCAAG ATATCAACTGCGCAGCTCGAGAAAGCGGAATGTGAACTGCAGGAACGGACTGAAGAGCTCGAGAGAACGGTGAAGGAGCTTGATTGCTCGAAGACAAAGAACATGGGACTGCTGAAGGAGGTGGATTTGTACAAAACGGAGAGAGATTCGGCCCTTGTCAGAATATCCATTTTGGAACAGGAGCTGCAGAAGTCCGTCCTCGATAAAGAGCACGCGAAGAATACGGAGAGTCAGAAATCGGCAAAACTTCGAGCTCAGCTCGCCGAGGAAATCGCGgacaaaaagaaacaaatcaaaGCCCTCGAAGACGCTCTTGAGGAGATCCAACGGCTGAAGCATGCGGTGAAAACCGACAAGAGAGAAAACGCGAGCATCGAGAACGACGCTGATCAAACAG AGCTAGGCGTGGAGCAAACCGTAGCTTTGGAAGAAAATCCTTACGAGTCGAGCGAGGATGTTGCGGAGGAAATTGCCTGTAGCCGTGCGACGAACATGGAGGAATTCAAAAAGGAATTGACCCTTAAACGCGAGGCCAGACAGCGTGCCATAGCCGCCGTGTCTTCGGAAATGGACCGACTCAGACGAGAATTGGGAGCCGAAAAGGAGGCGCATTCCGAAACATCACGGATGCTGGATTTACTCAAGTCCGGAGAACCTACGAGAGATGTCAGAGAATTGACGACTGGCGAGGAACAAGCTGGAAACAAAAGCTCAGACAGCTCCACCCAAGATGAAGTAAAGAGACTGAGGACTCAACTCCAAGGTGACAAAGAGGCTCACCAGGATGCTTTGAGAAGAATTACTGCCCAGCAGATAGCCGATACCTTAAAG gTTTCGGATGAGATAAAGAACTTTGTACGTTCCGAAGCTGAAAAACTGGAAGACCTTCGTTACCATCTCGAGCACGACGCAGAGAAAAACATGAGCCAAATTCTACACGTCAAGGAAGCGGTGGGCATGGCTCGTCTGGTCCTGGCAGCACGCGAGAAACAGGTGAACAAATTGAAGGATCAATTGGCGCACATTTTGGCCAGACTGGAAGGCATGAATTACAGTGAAATATTCGACGACGCAAGAGCCGAGTTTGATCACCAGCTTGAAAAtcttagaaatttgaaaactctcTACGAGGTACGACTCAAGGTTTTGATCGAGATGAAGGAACAGGCGGGAAAAGAACTCGTAGAGACGAAGGAGAAACTAGAAGTTTCTcaaaagaaactaaaaacgCTAGAAGAGGACTTGGAGAAATCGGAAGAGAAG GTTGACAGTCAGGATActgaaatatcgaatttgGAGTCTCAGCTTGGTTTGACGAAAGCGGACTGCAGGGATCTCGAAAATCAGATGTCCGTTATAAACAGTTTATTCACGCAAATGTTGCTGAGCGCTTCCTCGGCCGACATGGATCTCGACAGGTTGACTCGATTATTACAG GAGAATCACGATTTGATAAGTGACATGGCGCGGGAGGAAGGCACGGAGGCTGCTGCACTACCGAAACTACTTTTGGATTTGGTAGAGCAAGTCGAGGGACGAAGTCCAACGAAGCCCCGAGCATCAGGAAGCGATGGCGAAAAGAACGAGGAGGATATTCAGGAAGGAAATATCGCGCACAATTTGCCAAAG GTGTGGCGCGTTTTACTCGAACTGTTGAGCTGCCATGCTGTCGATGCCCCCGCGGCTTCAGCGTCAGCGTTATCGGCGCCAGATAGCTGTTATAAATCCGTCGACACGCCGACTGGACCGCAGTTGGTAATTTCGGTTAGCAAAACATACATCAGACTGAAGGAATTGATCCTTGAGAAGAAGCATCTTGAGAAAGAGATGACGCGAATGAAACAACTCAATACACATCTTGAGAGCAAGCTGGGCGAACAG GAGAAAAGATTGTCGACGGTTTCCTCGGAGCTGAGCAAAACCTGGAACATAGTGGGTAGGATGCAGGCCCAACATCAGCAGCTTCACACGCACGAAAAGATCTTGCGATACGAGCTACAGCAGAAGAGGAAAATGCTTCAAGAGCTGAAACAGGAGCTTGAATATTGCCGCGAGAAATGGGAATCGGCGAGGCAAAAGAATACGAACACAGAAATGGAGTGGAAAAATCTTCGTCGAGAGTTCGCTGCAAGAAAGGCGCTCGCGGTTCGAGACTCCCTGAACAACAG CGGCGAAAGTGGGTTCAGCGATGAACGTGGCGACGAGTCtgacgaagaagacgaagaaagaACCGAAAGGATCAGGATAAGCCCGCGCAGGCGAACCCgaaag GAAAGCCCAAGGGTACCCTCCCCAGACACAGAGTCTGAGCAGCCAACGGATACGGAAATGTCAGAGTCGAAGACTTGTTCATCGGAAACCCTCGAACAGCGGACACCAACTCCGGAAACCGAGACAGAGGTAGACGGGGAGACGATCGAAGTTGAATCGGTGTCAAACGAGGTGCGACCCGCCACACCAGAGCCTGAC TGCACTCCGGAGACAGAGATTTTGGACCCGTTGGACAGAGCGTTGACAAACGTGATTCAGAGTCTGATAAAAATCGACACAGTATCTAATCAGAGTTCCGCTTCGACGTCCAGAGAAAGTATACCCATGGCGTCTACGTCAGCGATGTCGCAGGATTCATCCGTATTCGACATCGTGGTCAGCAATGAACCTTCGAGGAGGGTTAAAACTCCGAAAAGAGAGACAAGAGAATGGAGCCCACACAGTGAACCATGGAGTTCGAGTATAACGGACATGAAACTGAATTTGAAGAGACCGTTGAAACCATCGATAAACGAAAGGTCGTCATCCTTGGATTCGTCCATTACGACTACACGACTCGACGAGCCAGATAACTGTCCTGATTCCGCCCTGGGAGCTTGTGCCTCGACGTCCGGAAACCCGATCGAAGGTTGCGGTGAAAAGAGAGTGGAGAACAGCGATGAGGAGTCGATTTTTGACAGCGAAAAGTTCCTAAATTCGACGGAAACAGAATCCGCCCCGCATCCAACGGTCTCGGTATTTTCCATCGGACCTTATCTCTCCTCCAAGTCACCCTCGCCAGTAAAAACTGTTCAATTTCGAGAGCCACTGATACTGGGACCAAGGTCCAGCACACCCTGCGCCCTGGACTCCGGCGAAGCTTCGACATCGGGAGAAACCCCTGCAGCTGTAACAAGTTCTGGCACAGATTCGCAGActaaggaaaaagaagaaacagagTCTGTCGATCTCTCAGCGAACTCCTCTGATGAGATCAAGGCGAAACCGGACTTGACTGACTTCGAAGAAAAGACACTTGATGAACCCGCGAACGCCTCTGTGTCCACAGAGACGGCCGAGGCTGAAGACAAGTCGGAGGAACAGCCAAAAGAGACTAGCACTCTCGAGGCACCAAGTTCGGAAACTTTTGCTGCGTCGCAATCCTCGGCCGGTTCCGCAACGCCGAAGGCTTCCCGCACTCCAGAGGAAGTCTTAGCTGCTAGAGCTGCGAGGTTGAAACGGTTGGAGGAGCAGGCGGACTGGctgatgaagaaaatgaacGCTACCAGCCAGAGGGGGTCTGCTTTGAGTACCAGACTAGAAGAACTTCACGAAGCCTATGGGGAACCACCGGCTCCTCCGCCTTTGCCAGATGTTTTGCCCAGCGTCAGATTAGAGACGAATTCCAACGAACGGCATGAACGAAGGGCGAACCAG CTACAAGAGTCAGTTACTTTTCGACCGGAAGAAGCCCTGCCGTTACATCAAACTGAAGCTGACGACACGGCCGCGAATGAATCTCCACCGAACAACGCGCCCTGA
- the LOC124408685 gene encoding uncharacterized protein LOC124408685, whose product MFKYPWILSCFFIAILFLGNAEVIVRVAIEASFRLHIYPQTLDNPSHCTLTNPQNEVTDIPLDYQADNSQEDDQKIVPLGDNQCGARIYDASRTDVGRWSLVLSNETESINESFRIVTVTLEEPVNRTSTAVIGDLTTTILCGPSSMLYCELRDPLGNPATLTSRTRCETIIDVLKATDFGVWTCTVGISGSIEEIYATHTLNIGDRAEEVVIFANDTVSGKMISWQVERIIPAASWCRAFPPKGKSIMVAPGLELEKYVSVETNLAENKCGLLITGEFQEEYHGIWRLEMGLTSGNIIGGFIKMPEGQIPGLNDPNTARNSSDPSKAVEVNVEAGKSFTITCQTQYPAGYCWIKGPQGQDITSTDELTVGRCSHAIDNAISTEHSGNWTCNMAHVNGGHEEHLVTKVNVIDKLYQAINREITARHGDKTIIACKSVLDYPLQYCRFVRPDGVGLGVTPGMEPSERYSYEGDGLDHGYCGLAISSVQAVDIGEWKCVSRSRFRTWEAENSDTCVLQTPEMSVASVIGLTIGAVLLVFVITGALLVRYRRKRSQQSERAMMVEFST is encoded by the exons ATGTTCAAATATCCTTGGATACTCAGCTGCTTTTTCATAGCAATTCTCTTCCTGGGCAATGCCGAAGTCATAG TGAGAGTGGCCATTGAAGCTTCGTTTCGTCTTCACATATACCCTCAAACTTTGGATAATCCAAGCCACTGTACCTTGACCAATCCCCAGAATGAAGTAACAGATATTCCGCTCGATTATCAAGCTGACAATTCTCAG GAAGATGATCAGAAGATTGTACCATTGGGCGACAATCAATGTGGCGCAAGAATTTACGACGCGTCACGGACAGACGTTGGAAGATGGTCCCTTGTTCTTTCGAATGAAACAGAATCCATCAACGAAAGTTTCAGAATTGTTACCGTTACTTTAGAAGAACCTGTCAACCGAACATCCACCGCAGTAATCGGAGACTTGACAACG acCATACTTTGCGGACCATCCAGCATGCTGTACTGCGAACTGCGAGATCCTTTAGGAAACCCGGCTACCCTGACTAGCAGAACACGATGTGAAACAATAATCGATGTTTTGAAGGCTACGGACTTCGGGGTCTGGACCTGTACTGTAGGCATATCTGGTAGCATAGAAGAGATTTACGCAACTCACACTTTGAACATTGGAG ACCGTGCCGAAGAAGTGGTGATATTCGCAAACGACACTGTATCTGGTAAAATGATATCCTGGCAAGTAGAGAGAATTATACCAGCAGCGTCTTGGTGCAGAGCCTTTCCCCCTAAGGGAAAATCAATCATG GTAGCGCCGGGACTAGAACTCGAGAAGTACGTATCCGTTGAGACAAATCTTGCCGAAAACAAATGTGGCCTTCTGATAACCGGGGAGTTCCAGGAAGAGTATCATGGGATATGGAGACTAGAAATGGGACTCACTTCTGGAAATATAATCGGAGGATTCATTAAAATGCCCGAAGGGCAGATACCAGGGCTGAATG ATCCAAATACCGCAAGGAATTCGTCGGACCCATCGAAAGCGGTGGAGGTGAATGTTGAAGCTGGAAAATCTTTCACAATCACTTGTCAAACTCAATACCCGGCCGGTTACTGCTGGATAAAAGGACCCCAGGGACAAGACATAACATCAACGGACGAACTGACTGTGGGAAGGTGTTCTCATGCCATCGATAACGCGATATCTACGGAACACAGCGGGAACTGGACCTGCAACATGGCACATGTTAATGGAGGGCACGAAGAGCATTTGGTTACCAAAGTGAACGTCATAG ACAAATTGTATCAGGCTATCAATCGCGAGATAACAGCACGTCACGGAGACAAAACGATAATTGCCTGTAAATCAGTACTCGATTATCCGCTCCAGTACTGTCGATTCGTTAGGCCAGATGGTGTAGGACTAGGAGTAACGCCTGGCATGGAACCATCCGAAAGATACTCTTACGAGGGCGACGGATTGGACCATGGCTATTGTGGATTAGCCATCAGTTCAGTCCAG GCAGTGGACATCGGGGAGTGGAAATGCGTATCCAGGTCACGTTTCCGCACCTGGGAAGCGGAAAATTCGGACACTTGTGTTTTGCAAACTCCCGAAATGTCGGTTGCGTCTGTAATTGGATTGACCATTGGCGCAGTTTTACTGGTATTTGTTATAACCGGAGCTTTACTTGTACGGTATAGACGTAAGCGGTCCCAACAATCCGAACGAGCCATGATGGTCGAATTCAGTACCTGA
- the LOC124408666 gene encoding zinc finger protein Xfin-like → MMTTAVQDWNNACRLCSEEKAEMLSIFGDEGVQRKVTQKMRACFPIMVYKSDPLPKQICQFCAARLDDAYEFRERCLGVYKSMHIQLLALKDSETVKIFLDAMKNSPDPCQAQLCKEKARAPPPLVPLSASLPAEKSSVFIGMQKTDQSNAANETLVELPCEVQIKEEPLDTADGNGPILGTAIMTAEELLDSVRNDRMEISHQEDYASRGTNGTENRNPFSNESNIGITGRPGNGSTSILEQVLTGSLTINDRIETKPKFKPSSKWWCAPCNRYYRTKESLRKHMRLFCPRRYRCKKCSSVFQSVEDLAKHEGSHHLKVTLNFDECVNECDQCDREFVSWEILRHHRQRDHQSVPELATVSNTWCSPCNRFFPTMNSYQNHKQLHQPETASATPARGETLFNKNPFAENIKSLMCPTCGKVCTQQSALSNHMRTHEPKKHKCEICGRSFGLFIRLAAHRLSEHNQQPVMSPVNASVEQEEALNAEREAREANEAITGISNRSFIKESDEEDVSMDGSAHASKDINMGTSKNVARCGICLQWFNDHTTMLTHLQTHSESYVYKSFSCRVCKKTFKEKWQLLRHEISHKRASNASKYTCSTCKKSFKDKAQQKAHEATHIVDKTYHCPRCNKIFFKEISLLAHQCNGGKPVFGKRGGATKASSKSSQQSFNTHKKYNCSKCNATFNNSQSRNSHMRVHTQAHAMLQVRKKELKKELEMTKAMPNLTPEHMSPGTSVPTQIEPTVELKIEDSPSAPPALKRTLIRTGGGYRCGVCQSPFVLRELAVAHLRSAHPAATFHCPHCKKQFSTRYTLSRHIETVHPDESEK, encoded by the exons ATGATGACTACTGCGGTACAAGACTGGAATAATGCCTGTAGACTTTGTTCGGAGGAGAAGGCGGAGATGTTGTCGATATTTGGCGACGAAGGTGTGCAAAGAAAAGTCACCCAAAAGATGAGAGCCTGCTTTCCCATAATGGTATACAAAAGCGATCCGTTGCCAAAACAGATATGTCAATTCTGCGCAGCCAGATTAGACGACGCTTACGAATTCAGAGAACGTTGTCTCGGCGTCTACAAATCTATGCATATACAACTTCTAGCCTTAAAGGATTCCGaaactgtaaaaatatttctcgatGCCATGAAGAATTCTCCTGATCCTTGCCAG GCCCAGCTTTGCAAAGAAAAAGCACGTGCTCCGCCACCGTTGGTTCCTTTATCTGCTTCGCTACCAGCTGAGAAGTCGTCTGTTTTCATCGGCATGCAAAAGACAGATCAGTCTAATGCGGCCAATGAAACTTTGGTGGAACTTCCTTGTGAAGTGCAGATCAAAGAGGAGCCCTTAGATACGGCTGATGGGAACGGACCGATCTTGGGTACTGCGATTATGACAGCGGAAGAATTGTTGGATTCAGTTCGCAATGATCGAATGGAAATTTCTCACCAAGAGGATTACGCCTCGAGGGGTACAAACGGAACGGAAAACAGAAATCCATTCAGTAATGAATCGAACATTGGAATTACTGGTAGACCAGGGAATGGAAGCACTAGCATTTTAGAACAAGTATTAACTGGAAGCTTGACGATAAACGATCGAATAGAGACAAAACCAAAATTTAAACCAAGTTCCAAATGGTGGTGTGCGCCGTGCAATAGATACTATAG AACAAAAGAGAGTTTACGCAAACACATGCGGCTCTTCTGTCCGCGTAGATACAGATGCAAAAAATGCTCGAGCGTGTTTCAATCCGTGGAAGATCTTGCAAAACATGAAGGATCGCATCATCTCAAAGTTACTCTGAACTTTGACGAATGTGTCAACGAGTGCGATCAGTGCGATCGCGAATTTGTTAGCTGGGAAATACTGAGGCATCACAGACAACGGGATCATCAATCAGTTCCTGAATTGGCGACTGTATCAAACACTTGGTGTTCTCCTTGTAATCG tttttttccaacaatgaATTCATACCAAAATCACAAACAACTGCATCAGCCAGAGACGGCATCTGCGACGCCTGCACGTGGCGAAACATTATTCAATAAGAATCCTTTTGCAGAAAATATCAAGTCACTCATGTGTCCCACCTGTGGAAAG GTGTGTACGCAGCAGAGTGCATTATCAAATCACATGCGAACTCATGAACCAAAAAAACACAAATGTGAAATTTGTGGCCGCTCATTTGGGCTGTTTATTCGATTAGCGGCACACAGGCTGAGCGAGCATAATCAACAGCCTGTCATGTCTCCTGTTAACGCCAGCGTCGAACAAGAGGAAGCATTAAATGCGGAGAGAGAAGCCCGGGAAGCCAATGAAGCGATAACTGGTATAAGCAATAGAAGCTTCATTAAG GAGTCCGATGAAGAAGATGTTTCTATGGATGGTTCGGCTCATGCAAGTAAAGACATCAACATGGGCACATCGAAGAATGTGGCCCGTTGCGGTATTTGTTTGCAGTGGTTCAACGATCACACGACGATGCTGACTCATTTGCAAACACATTCCGAGAGCTACGTGTATAAGAGCTTCAGCTGTAGAGTTTGTAAAAAAACgttcaaagaaaaatggcAGCTTCTTCGTCATGAG ATTTCTCACAAACGTGCAAGCAACGCAAGTAAATACACGTGTTCCacgtgtaaaaaatcattcaaagaCAAGGCGCAACAAAAGGCACACGAAGCAACACATATTGTGGATAAAACTTACCATTGTCCACGGTGTAACAAGATATTCTTCAAGGAGATTTCCCTGCTTGCACATCAGTGTAATGGAGGGAAACCTGTATTTGGAAAGCGTGGTGGTGCGACAAAGGCTTCATCCAAGTCATCACAGCAATCCTTCAACACACACAAGAAGTATAACTGTTCAAAATGCAATGCAACTTTCAACAATTCTCAGTCGAGAAATTCTCACATGAGAGTACACACCCAGGCACATGCAATG CTCCAGgtacgaaaaaaagaattgaaaaaggaaTTGGAAATGACGAAAGCAATGCCAAACCTTACGCCGGAACATATGTCACCAGGTACGTCGGTTCCAACGCAGATTGAGCCTacagttgaattgaaaattgaggaTTCACCGAGTGCTCCTCCTGCTCTCAAACGTACACTAATAAGGACAGGTGGCGG ATATCGTTGCGGTGTATGCCAGTCACCATTTGTCCTGCGAGAACTTGCAGTGGCGCATTTGAGATCAGCCCATCCTGCTGCAACGTTTCACTGTCCTCATTGCAAGAAGCAGTTTTCTACGCGATATACTTTGTCTCGTCATATTGAGACGGTACATCCTGATgaatcagaaaaataa